A genomic stretch from Chiloscyllium punctatum isolate Juve2018m chromosome 40, sChiPun1.3, whole genome shotgun sequence includes:
- the LOC140464795 gene encoding protein PERCC1: MAAGVIKNMSDFKLVPTFQLPMLNITVHQDMNFQETSEEDEEFEDDSEDRESESVTKCIESENWTPTCLSFNPIANNTDTTLQLLRFTELINNDIQKYFGRKNKDDDPDACNIYEDRFSSGKSGRELYYADLIRIAQDGDQEEDESHVHLTSPRDIDIQALKLICDKESIKKLGPLAELFEYGLHKYMKQTILNRRDSKRQRLDRKYANVIPMHNRRLPLSFWREPISAVPCCVLHTCTPDFSDLLANWTSESSGQELQQVTREISTEINRQSMESESYQVV; encoded by the coding sequence ATGGCAGCAGGCGTGATCAAGAACATGTCAGATTTTAAGCTAGTTCCTACTTTTCAGCTTCCCATGCTAAATATCACTGTTCATCAAGACATGAATTTCCAGGAAACATCTGAGGAAGACGAAGAGTTTGAAGATGACAGTGAAGACAGAGAATCAGAATCTGTCACCAAATGCATTGAAAGTGAAAACTGGACTCCTACATGTCTGTCCTTCAATCCTATAGCAAACAACACAGACACCACATTGCAGCTACTAAGGTTTACCGAGTTAATCAACAATGATATTCAGAAGTACTTCGGCAGAAAAAACAAGGATGATGATCCCGATGCTTGCAATATTTATGAAGATAGGTTTTCTTCTGGTAAATCAGGAAGAGAACTATACTATGCAGATCTAATAAGAATTGCACAAGATGGAGATCAAGAAGAGGATGAATCTCATGTACATTTAACATCTCCCAGAGATATAGACATACAGGCATTGAAGTTAATTTGTGACAAAGAAAGCATTAAAAAATTAGGACCCTTGGCAGAACTTTTTGAATATGGTTTGCACAAGTACATGAAACAAACAATCTTGAACAGAAGAGATAGCAAGAGACAAAGACTAGATAGAAAATATGCCAATGTGATTCCAATGCACAATCGAAGGCTTCCTTTATCTTTTTGGAGAGAGCCCATTTCTGCTGTGCCTTGCTGTGTCCTTCACACCTGTACACCCGACTTCAGTGATCTTTTAGCGAATTGGACTTCAGAATCAAGTGGACAAGAACTGCAACAAGTTACTCGAGAAATCTCAACAGAAATAAATAGACAGTCAATGGAATCAGAATCTTATCAGGTTGTATAA